A genomic region of Anas acuta chromosome 1, bAnaAcu1.1, whole genome shotgun sequence contains the following coding sequences:
- the TASOR2 gene encoding protein TASOR 2 isoform X4 — translation MLRTGFHPESQESSSLLQTAVSVLQSCYLDSTSQDGFQYSQAILVENAVFLNELKAFVQAKEAAGYSQEELEETFAFLLFDNEEEAKEVCQTGLRVNSSSISMLGDPAKGVYISKYADCLLPRPWYHGKSGYIVICKLIKGKVKVVSENYTTSYTCPSPGYDCHVAVSKNIVPSKASPCQAFEQSQYYVYEVSDGSAAERPRQICPYIVITCQYREPKEMPVLARESLPEPNHKVAFYCPWRGQLSIRGQLLCNIALRTPYSSTIPAQLPPNLDINHVMGLSDLKKKLPEAAFGKRNYIENEVCFQGVYFSLYEVEIANKDQHKMNQLLENLKKRDLAIIKYLQDQGVLILLTSSALARDDGFDPKEPVSLLALFLFTSSRAVCLRAEEHDPKDERRGSDVSLKIASVLPGLRYALQKATTSPRGDALSTDVRIKQHFQEYAKLEQNAQHTSGQNDDAPCPSHLPPAKDECSKSSTKSSEQSFCQLQHYLSDPSSYTLEMSAALGCLAGAAPSLCCSSEAARKGDCPLALPPDPAPPVPAEVKLEGENPKPTIVGLGWSGEVAPKDVSSASELWMQQNKRKSSQTAGTSTGKKWSPLKMQIHSGGDSSRDRKATKKKITFSFPKKTGLTASSSEPMLKLANLEFPHRRKRGAEVLSAEFVHNTQPEPAQKETSAPDSPGLETKRLKTLKNSDVKKVPAAEASAKPLKSKVIKSMASSPLKPAAKKPAESEGKEPFATAPSEVSSQSPAAESQVGEIYPGAPASHFFDPKGNDYESHALNLLADLALGSCIPSFIPRDSGVISSPRSPPRDPAKEQQGLRKQKSSRAASDHEYHRVDKLAKGAASPGKASPNLKLPPAAKTDLKDPLPGEKNPGIAAKKINPNPNPAKTRALLPRETQEAAEANKHSFISSEHSYASLLPENLKKPPYPKNTSYSGPALARNGTRGARAGPLVGKVLPFRHQQSSAHPQPPAEATAARCRGCLLSPRLKEDFAESHSVKSCGKSLQVTRRWEAGYLFSSDSKYTNDELEKTVIRALHGPWDPELPDDVEEMKLILHMWVALFYSKPSKVLSSRRKVVEHSNPKKFVSLNSTGDFLELSDDGEDCFGSEPCPVDSQSEPEQAPSSSLDPSTRCQGVFRPEESLADSTVSSSSGELPPGEEEPSSTSSESLSLADRAARSNLVEKCRQLELPEEEHGCDGSIVAVVDLPREGQKDASITPNPSNDASMSPAVLGREKPRDRALNFSPAPQRTPHGLGEQPESGASRSTSSEANPSRAKPDGLGGEGRASQDPSARPEIEEEEVEEGEAEEEGSGHGSMGVGTSGLAFSGGGDANTEQQLVNLASPRDFGVPGEGLDPIPAASALPCEGKLMPALFGTGAASQGLSGGTTLSVGVLQEPWGALATPGAEKNSIILPHEASPAAVGDSSSVPPAPSTHLGVPTAGSGAGEALRGDLEQENEDRAPSAESLLLVGSRAAATAGLEARGQARSSSPPGSSSACRAFLDGAAAVGAAPGVQEAAALVQAPWRSSPGGRSCLPQGCGGEICAELASGSSGESNQEQNKALVEERGGSPPASHPNILGESSGPGDGHSFAFDCTAWAGDSKPDSSSLAACTASAAAPLVQDPPRGADAGAPRCFFGQNERGAILCPPGKPRERGAAAELSAAAEIPAPESSLKPGFVGEVKKDPGLCRTEPTESSPRGVLVPGEVEPAPCSPPHSPEAIWHGAEPDSVLGAHPDANPAPCGATRPCFGGQQPPGACHTCATPQIQAAGVLGSHEEDSEGGSSIPRASPAALPAGSVPRGEYEAEEPGMIADPHHAELEGEEGAIPVPPWGCFAPISPPLTPSRGARTKHDSSSSSLSEAWGSPSSEENLRWAEPGGCSGLEEASSRQVPPYVNITDSRGVSKDFLNFTVTKKTQRGRRGNARPSRRRRPCAGQSHLLRALLGPWRGWEEITQHTLDMEHLRFYYKLNQILRSGQPPLSTSESIFPRHRSLQAASETFPGQETPLPPSPRSRSPLQVTILPSTPWPDGFGCPQPHRDPSSRCPPWHERSRNRDLAAPFHLGKLKYEKTPQEPPGAVSAILSESPQLDGVMLSGVETGGEDKGKGSAPVEAFGDLVAELCGSLRGRLRSVAKGACGSPGMFYLVETGEEPFFARVKTLLKKDGHVEMEPLSFCSAKRPDSDRLLVVIRNEDISSHIHKVPGLLSLKHCPNVAFAGVDSPEDITVHTYQELFHTGGFVVSDDKVLETVTPGQLKEVVKVLEKLNGSGRWKWLLHYKESKKLQKDVRWDTNAQKKSLILKSCQGAELIEVLHYHACDSRASPSSEYVKCLLNLQVQHVSARFAVYLTEKPGASRELFESKGILVADVNTFLGTVQKVAAPFRRSYW, via the exons ATGCTGAGGACAG GTTTTCATCCGGAGTCACAAGAGTcgagctccctgctgcagacaGCGGTTTCAGTGCTGCAAAGCTGCTACTTGGATTCGACGTCTCAGGATGGGTTTCAGTACAGCCAAGCAATTCTGGTGGAAAACGCTGTTTTTCTGAACGAG ctcaAAGCTTTTGTCCAAGCAAAGGAAGCCGCCGGCTacagccaggaggagctggaggagaccTTTGCATTTCTCCTGTTTGACAATGAAGAAGAG gcCAAAGAAGTGTGTCAGACGGGCCTCCGAGTTAACAGCAGCTCTATTTCCATGCTTGGTGATCCAGCAAAAG GGGTGTATATATCCAAGTACGCTGACTGTCTTCTTCCGAGACCCTGGTACCATGGGAAATCAGGCTATATTGTCATCTGCAAGCTCATTAAG GGGAAGGTGAAGGTGGTGTCTGAGAATTACACAACCAGCTACACCTGCCCCTCTCCCGGCTACGACTGCCACGTCGCCGTGAGCAAGAACATCGTCCCGTCAAAGGCCAGCCCCTGCCAGGCCTTTGAGCAGAGCCAG TATTACGTGTATGAAGTGTCCGACGGCAGCGCTGCGGAGCGCCCCAGGCAGATCTGCCCCTACATAGTCATCACCTGCCAGTACAGAGAGCCAAAGGAGATGCCCGTCTTAGCTAGAGAGAGCCT ACCTGAGCCTAACCACAAAG TAGCATTTTATTGCCCGTGGAGGGGGCAGCTCTCCATCCGGGGCCAGCTCTTGTGCAACATTGCCCTGAGGACCCCGTACAGCTCCACGATCCCAGCACAGCT GCCTCCCAACCTGGACATTAACCACGTCATGGGGCTGTCTGACTTGAAGAAAAAGCTGCCAGAAGCTGCGTTTGGGAAAAGAAATTACATTGAGAATGAAG TCTGCTTCCAGGGCGTTTACTTCAGTCTATATGAAGTGGAAATAGCAAATAAGGATCAACATAAAATGAATCAATTATTAGAAAATCTAAAGAAAAGGGACTTG GCGATCATCAAATATTTACAAGATCAAGGAGTTCTTATCCTCCTGACCTCCTCCGCGTTGGCACGGGATGATG GATTCGACCCCAAGGAGCCTGTCAGCCTCCTGGCCCTGTTTCTGTTCACCTCGTCCCGAGCAGTGTGCCTGAGAG ctgAAGAGCACGATCCGAAAGATGAAAGGCGAGGGAGCGACGTCTCCTTAAAAATAGCCTCGGTTTTGCCCGGGCTTCGCTATGCCTTGCAGAAAGCCACCACTTCTCCCCGGGGGGACGCGCTCAGCACCGACGTGCGGATCAAACAGCACTTCCAGGAGTATGCAAAGCTGGAGCAAAACGCACAGCACACCTCGGGCCAAAACGACGACGCTCCCTGTCCTTCTCACCTGCCACCAGCCAAGGATGAATGCTCTAAATCCTCGACAAAGAGTTCGGAGCAGTctttctgccagctgcagcattATCTCTCCGATCCCAGCAGCTACACGCTGGAAATGTCGGCTGCCTTAGGGTGTTTGGCTGGTGCTGCTCCTTCTCTTTGCTGCAGCTCGGAGGCTGCACGTAAAGGGGACTGCCCTTTGGCTCTGCCACCGGACCCTGCTCCTCCTGTACCAGCAGAAGTCAAACTCGAAGGCGAAAACCCAAAGCCCACCattgtggggctgggctggagtGGTGAAGTGGCCCCAAAAGACGTTAGCTCAGCCAGCGAGCTTTGGATGCAGCAAAACAAGAGGAAATCCAGCCAAACCGCTGGGACCAGCACTGGGAAGAAATGGTCACCCCTCAAGATGCAAATACATTCTgggggggacagcagcagggacaggaaaGCGACCAAGAAGAAAATCACCTTCTCCTTTCCCAAAAAAACGGGGCTTACGGCCAGCTCGAGTGAGCCCATGCTGAAATTAGCCAATTTAGAGTTTCcgcacagaaggaaaagag GTGCAGAGGTCCTGTCTGCAGAATTTGTGCACAATACGCAGCCTGAACCTGCCCAGAAGGAAACCTCGGCCCCCGACAGCCCTGGCTTGGAAACCAAGAGGCTGAAAACGCTGAAGAACTCGGACGTGAAAAAGGTTCCTGCTGCTGAGGCCAGCGCAAAGCCGCTGAAGAGTAAGGTGATAAAAAGCATGGCGAGCAGCCCGCTGAAACCGGCAGCCAAAAAACCAGCAGAAAGCG aggggaaggagccGTTCGCCACCGCTCCCAGCGAGGTTTCTTCGCAGAGCCCCGCGGCGGAGAGCCAGGTGGGCGAGATCTACCCAGGTGCTCCTGCGAGCCATTTTTTTGATCCGAAGGGGAACGACTACGAATCCCACGCCCTCAACTTGCTGGCTGACCTGGCTCTGGGCTCTTGTATTCCTTCCTTCATCCCCAGGGACAGCGGGGTGATCTCCTCGCCCCGCAGCCCACCCCGTGACCCCGcgaaggagcagcagggcctCCGCAAGCAGAAATCCTCCCGCGCTGCCTCCGACCACGAATACCACAGGGTGGACAAGCTGGCAAAGGGAGCTGCCTCGCCTGGCAAAGCGTCGCCCAACCTGaagcttcctcctgctgccaaaaCAGACCTAAAAGACCCCCTTCCCGGGGAGAAAAACCCCGGGATTGCCGCTAAAAAGatcaaccccaaccccaaccccgcAAAAACCCGCGCCTTGCTTCCCAGGGAGACCCAGGAGGCCGCCGAGGCCAACAAGCACTCGTTCATCTCCTCCGAGCACTCCTACGCCTCGCTGCTGCCCGAAAACCTGAAGAAACCTCCGTATCCCAAAAACACCTCGTATTCTGGGCCGGCCCTTGCCAGAAACGGGACGAGGGGCGCGCGGGCGGGCCCCTTGGTGGGCAAGGTGCTGCCTTTCCGCCACCAGCAGAGCAGCGCCCACCCTCAGCCTCCCGCCGAGGCCACGGCGGCGCGGTGCCGGggctgcctcctctcccccaggCTGAAGGAGGATTTCGCCGAGAGCCACAGCGTGAAAAGCTGCGGGAAATCCCTGCAGGTGACGCGGCGCTGGGAGGCCGGCTACCTCTTCAGCTCGGACAGCAAGTACACCAACGACGAGCTGGAGAAGACGGTGATCCGCGCCCTGCACGG gcCCTGGGACCCTGAGCTGCCCGACGACGTGGAGGAGATGAAGCTGATACTTCACATGTGGGTGGCTCTGTTCTACAGCAAGCCCAGCAAGGTGCTGAGCAGCCGCAGGAAGGTGGTGGAGCACAGCAACCCCAAGAAATTCGTCTCCTTGAACAGCACCGGGGATTTCCTGGAGCTGAGCGACGACGGCGAGGATTGTTTCGGGTCGGAGCCGTGCCCCGTGGACTCCCAGTCAGAGCCTGAGCAGGCTCCTAGCAGCTCTCTGGATCCCAGCACGCGCTGCCAGGGGGTTTTTCGCCCAGAGGAGAGCCTTGCAGACAGCACGGTGTCGTCTTCTTCAGGGGAGCTGCCCCCCGGGGAGGAGGAACCTTCCTCCACGAGCTCCGAGAGCCTTTCCCTCGCTGACCGCGCTGCTCGGAGCAACCTGGTGGAGAAATGCAGGCAGCTGGAGCTTCCCGAGGAGGAGCACGGGTGTGATGGCTCGATTGTTGCTGTG GTGGATCTGCCCCGGGAGGGACAGAAGGATGCTTCCATCACCCCCAACCCCTCCAACGATGCCTCCAtgtccccagctgtgctgggcagggaaAAACCACGCGACCGAGCTCTGAATTTCAGCCCAGCTCCCCAGAGGACGCCGCACGGACTTGGAGAGCAGCCAGAGAGTGGGGCCTCTCGTTCCACATCCTCAGAAGCAAATCCCAGCAGAGCAAAGCCTGACGGGCttggaggagaagggagggcaTCACAAGACCCCTCAGCACGTCCAGAAATCGAGGAGGAAGAAgtggaggagggagaagcagaggaagagggCTCTGGGCATGGCAGCATGGGCGTGGGGACCTCTGGGTTAGCATTTTCTGGAGGAGGTGATGCCAACAcggagcagcagctggtgaaTTTGGCATCCCCAAGGGATTTTGGTGTTCCTGGAGAGGGTCttgatcccatccctgctgcctcaGCCCTTCCCTGTGAGGGAAAATTGATGCCAGCCCTATTTGGGACCGGGGCTGCCTCTCAGGGGCTCTCTGGTGGCACAACCCTAAGCGTGGGCGTGCTTCAAGAGCCCTGGGGGGCTTTGGCCACCCCAGGTGCCgaaaaaaacagcatcattTTGCCACACGAAGCCAGCCCGGCCGCTGTGGGTGACAGCAGCTCGGTGCCACCTGCTCCGAGCACACATCTTGGTGTCCCCACAGCCGGTTCTGGAGCCGGAGAGGCGCTGCGGGGTGATTTGGAGCAGGAAAACGAGGATCGTGCGCCCTCTGCAGAAAGCCTGCTGCTCGTTGGGAGCCGAGCTGCTGCCACGGCTGGCCTGGAGGCACGGGGACAGGCACGAAGCTCATCCCCtcctggctccagctctgcctgccggGCGTTTTTGGacggagcagcagctgtgggggcAGCTCCAGGGGTCCAGGAGGCCGCGGCGCTCGTCCAGGCTCCgtggaggagcagccccggaGGGAGAAGCTGCCTTCCCCAAGGGTGTGGAGGTGAAATTTGTGCTGAGCTCGCTTCGGGGAGCTCTGGGGAATCAAACCAAGAGCAGAACAAGGCTTTGGTGGAGGAACGGGGTGGCAGCCCCCCTGCCAGCCACCCCAATATTTTGGGGGAGTCTTCAGGACCTGGTGACGGTCACAGCTTCGCCTTCGACTGTACGGCCTGGGCAGGGGACTCCAAACCAGACAGCTCGTCCCTGGCTGCCTGCACggcctcagctgctgctccccttgTCCAGGACCCTCCCCGGGGTGCAGATGCGGGTGCCCCTCGCTGCTTTTTTGGGCAAAATGAGCGGGGAGCAATCCTGTGCCCCCCTGGGAAGCCCCGCGAGCGAGGAGCTGCCGCAGAGCTGAGCGCGGCCGCCGAGATCCCAGCACCAGAAAGCTCCTTAAAGCCTGGATTTGTAGGAGAGGTGAAAAAAGACCCAGGTCTGTGCCGCACGGAGCCAACAGAGAGCTCTCCACGGGGTGTCCTCGTGCCTGGTGAGGTGGAACCTGCTCCTTGTTCTCCTCCACACAGCCCTGAAGCAATTTGGCACGGCGCTGAGCCAGACTCAGTCCTCGGCGCGCACCCCGACGCGAATCCAGCTCCCTGTGGTGCCACCAGACCCTGCTTCGGGGgacagcagcccccaggagcctgCCACACGTGTGCCACCCCCCAAATCCAGGCAGCAGGCGTGCTGGGGAGCCACGAAGAGGACTCTGAAGGAGGAAGCAGCATCCCTCGTGCCAGCCCAGCGGCTTTGCCAGCAGGATCGGTGCCACGGGGCGAGTACGAGGCCGAGGAGCCCGGCATGATCGCAGATCCTCATCATGCGGAGCtggagggggaagagggagcAATCCCCGTTCCCCCCTGGGGGTGCTTTGCACCGATTTCCCCTCCTCTGACCCCATCCAGGGGGGCAAGGACTAAGCAcgactcctcctcctcctcactgagCGAGGCCTGGGGCTCCCCGAGCTCGGAGGAAAACCTCCGGTGGGCCGAGCCCGGTGGATGCAGCGGGCTGgaggaggccagcagcaggcaggtgccaCCTTACGTCAATATCACGGACAGCCGGGGGGTCTCCAAGGATTTCCTCAACTTCACGGTCACCAAAAAAACCCagcggggcaggagggggaaCGCGCGGCCCTCCAGGAGACGCCGCCCTTGCGCGGGGCAGTCGCATTTGCTGAGGGCCCTGCTGGGGCCGTGGAGAGGTTGGGAGGAAATCACCCAGCACACGTTGGACATGGAGCACCTCCGCTTCTACTATAAGCTAAACCAGATCCTGAGGAGCGGGCAACCTCCCCTTTCTACCTCCGAGAGCATCTTCCCACGGCACCGCTCGCTCCAGGCGGCCTCCGAGACGTTCCCCGGGCAAGAAActcccctccctccatccccacGAAGCAGGAGCCCTCTGCAAGTGACCATCCTGCCCTCGACCCCGTGGCCGGATGGTTTTGGCTGTCCCCAACCGCACAGGGACCCGTCATCCCGTTGCCCCCCGTGGCACGAGAGGTCCCGAAACCGAGACCTCGCCGCTCCCTTCCACCTCGGCAAGCTGAAATACGAAAAAACCCCGCAGGAGCCACCGGGGGCCGTCTCGGCCATCCTCAGCGAGTCCCCCCAGCTCGACGGGGTGATGCTGAGCGGGGTCGAGACGGGAGGAGAGGACAAAGGGAAAGGCTCGGCGCCTGTGGAGGCGTTCGGGGATTTGGTGGCGGAGCTGTGCGGCTCGCTGCGGGGCCGCCTGCGCAGCGTGGCCAAGGGGGCCTGCGGGAGCCCGGGGATGTTTTACCTGGTGGAGACGGGAGAGGAGCCTTTCTTCGCAAGGGTGAAG ACCCTGCTGAAGAAAGACGGCCACGTGGAGATGGAACCCCTCAGCTTCTGCAGCGCCAAACGCCCGGACAGCGACCGGCTGCTGGTGGTGATCAGGAACGAGGACATTTCCTCACACATCCACAAG GTCCCCGGCTTGCTGAGCCTGAAGCACTGCCCCAACGTGGCGTTTGCCGGCGTGGACAGCCCCGAGGACATCACGGTGCACACCTACCAGGAGCTCTTCCACACCGGTGGCTTCGTGGTGTCGGACGACAAGGTGTTGGAAACGGTGACGCCGG GCCAGCTGAAGGAGGTGGTGAAGGTGCTGGAGAAGCTGAACGGGAGCGGACGGTGGAAGTGGCTCCTGCACTACAAGGAGAGCAAAAAGCTCCAAAAAGACGTCAG ATGGGACACCAATGCCCAGAAGAAGAGCTTGATCCTAAAATCGTGCCAGGGAGCCGAGCTGATCGAGGTGCTGCACTACCACGCCTGCGACTCCCGCGCTTCCCCCAGCTCCGAGTATGTGAAGTGTTTGTTGAACCTGCAGGTCCAGCACGTCAGCGCCAGGTTCGCCGTGTACCTCACGG AAAAACCCGGCGCCAGCAGGGAGCTCTTCGAAAGCAAAGGAATCCTCGTGGCCGACGTCAACACCTTCCTTGGGACGGTGCAGAAAGTGGCAGCCCCGTTTCGGAGAAGCTACTG GTGA